A segment of the Actinomycetes bacterium genome:
CCGCTCGATCCCGCCCAGGTGGGTGGCGAACAGCCGGTGCCACTCGTCCAGGCGCCCACCCCACTCGTTGGGGTGCAGGGTGCATACGATCGGGACGCTGGACTGGGACATGGCAACCTCCTGCAGACGATCCTGCTCTTGACGGCCGTCAGGTCGGGCCGCACCAGGACCATGGCCCTGTACCGTGGTACCGGAGTCAAGCGCGGCCTGGGAAGCGGACCGAACAACGTGTGGTCGACGCCGACGACGGCCACCCTGCGGCCGACCAGGCATCCCAGCACCGCTGAACCGAATGGAGATGCCGGAGCAGCACTTGGCGCCGGCCAGGAGCCGACCGTGCCCTGGCGCCCAGGGCCTGGGGCTCGTTGTAGGCTGGGTGCATGCCCGCCAGTGCCGTCCAGCTCGTCGTCACCGACCTCGACGGCACCCTCTCCGACGACCAGGAGCGCGTCCATCCGCGCAGCGTCGATGCCGTGCGTGCGCTGCGGGCGGCCGGCGTCCCGCTGCTGGTTGCCACCGGCCGCCGGCCGCGCACCGCCGCCTGGGTGCTCGACCCGGCCGGTCTGAGCGGCCCGGCGGTCCTGCTCGACGGCGCCCTGGGCCAGGACCTCGGCGACGGGCGCACGTTCCATCAGGCCGGCTTCGACCCCGCCGCGGCACACCGGGTCCTCGACGCCTTCGCGGGCGCCGGGCTCGAGCCGTGCCTGTTCGTCGACCGGCCAGGCTGCGAGCTGCTGGTCGGTCCCCACCCGTCGACGCATCCGCGGCACCTGGCCCGCAACCGGGCCTGGACGGCAGTCGTCGACCTGGCCCGGGCGGTCGACATCGAGCCGGTCCTCACCTTCACGGTCGTGGGCGCGCCGGCGCCCGCCCTCGACGAGGTGGCGCGCGCGGTCGGGAACCACGGCAGCTCGAGCGTCACCCCCGACCTCGTCTACGGCGGGTCCACCCTGCAGGTGCGCCCGGCCGGGGTCAGCAAGTGGAGCGGGGTGCTCGCGTTCTGCGCCGACCAGGGGCTCGACCCCGGCCGGGTGCTGGCCGTGGGGGACGGCACCAACGACGTCGAGCTGCTCGAGGGGGCGAAGATCGCCTGCGCGGTCGCCGGCGGCCACCCTGCCGCCCTGGCCCTTGCCGACCACGTCATCGGCCCACCCGCGGCCGGGGGCTGGGCCGCCGTGCTCGACCTGGTGTAGGTCCCCGAGACCACGGGGTGACCCGAGACCACGAGGTGACCCGAAACCACGGGGTGAGCCGCGACCCGGCTGGAGGCGTCAGCCCCCGGGCCGTGCGCGGCGCCAGCGGGCGGCACCGCCCTTGGCAGAAGGCAACGGTAGCCCATTCCCCGGGTCAGGGAAGGCCGGCAAGAGACCAG
Coding sequences within it:
- a CDS encoding HAD family hydrolase, giving the protein MPASAVQLVVTDLDGTLSDDQERVHPRSVDAVRALRAAGVPLLVATGRRPRTAAWVLDPAGLSGPAVLLDGALGQDLGDGRTFHQAGFDPAAAHRVLDAFAGAGLEPCLFVDRPGCELLVGPHPSTHPRHLARNRAWTAVVDLARAVDIEPVLTFTVVGAPAPALDEVARAVGNHGSSSVTPDLVYGGSTLQVRPAGVSKWSGVLAFCADQGLDPGRVLAVGDGTNDVELLEGAKIACAVAGGHPAALALADHVIGPPAAGGWAAVLDLV